CCATGTACAGCCAGAAGAGGGTATGGACAGTGCAGCGGGGCCGCTCCCTATTATCACGAAATGCGAGCACCTGATCTGCTCCTCGTGCTGGCCACACGGAGAGCAGGGagagcaaggcgcgtgccCTTGCTGTGCCACGTCACTCGTATTGCTCTCCGATACGGCGCGCCTCCAGCCAGACGAGATGAAAATCACATCGGAAGAAACTAGCCCGCAAGGCTCGCAACTGCTTGCCATGCTTCATACCAAGGAGCTTGCCGCAGAGGCTAAGGCGTTGTTTGATCCCGACTCGCCTGCAACGTGGCCCGCGCATTGGAGCTCaaaaatgcgcgccttgatCGCAGACTTGCTTCCATTTTCCAAATGCAACAAAAAATCGGCGCTTTACGACGCATACGCCCCGATTTTCACGCACCATGTCCAAGCGAGCGATCAAGGTACACACGTCGTCCAGGTGCAAACTCAATCGTCCACGCCCGAGGCGCCGATCAAGTCGGTCGTATTTAGCCAATGGACGCGGATGCTTAGCAAGATtagcggcgcgctggactATGCAGGCATCAAGCATCGCCGATTGGACGGCACAATGAgccgtgcacagcgcgaaGAGGCACTCGAATCGTTCAGAAACGACCCCGGTGTCGAGGTATTCCTCGTAAGTCTTCGCGCCGGCGGTTTCGGCTTGAATTTGGTGTCTGCATGCCGTGCGTATCTCATGGAGCCCTATTGGAATCCCGCGGTGGAAAACCAGGGCTTGGATCGCATCTACCGTCTCGGGCAAACGCGCCCCGTTCTGATGACGAAATTTATTGtggagcgcagcattgAGGAACAGATGCTCGTGCTGCAACGCCGCAAGATGGAGCTTGCAAACCAAGTCGGTGCCCGCCGCTTGCCGCCGGAGCAAGCCAAGAAACAACGAAACGAAGAAATTAAACTGCTCCTTTCATAGACTGTACTATCTTCCTATGCGCAACCCCCGCTGTACACGCTCCACGTCGCGAAATGTAAGACTGACTCTGCGCTCGCGGGAGCACAAGACATTCTCGCCGCGTCTCGCTGCATCGACCAAGTCgttcagcggcgcagatAGCTGTGCGCTGTTGGCGACGTTGGCCATGCGTGGCGCGTCGTCCTGTGTGCGCTCGGCAATTCCGTGTAGATAGTTGCGGTAGGCATCGCCCTGGATGATTAGCAGGCTGCGTGGCTCTTGCAAAATGCTAAAGAGAGGAGTAGTGGGATACGCTTCGCGGGCTTCTCTCCAGGGATAAATGTCCAAAAGCACATGCCCGCCGAGACTCAGCGTCGCAACGGCGGGAAAGTAGGTCGGGCCATCGTTATGTGGCTGCATTAGCAATTACTAGACGTACCATGATCCCCTGGCCGGCCATGTACTCGTTCACGAGCTGGAGTAAGCGCTATTGTGACGTACACAATGATTTGGCTCTTTGTGTATGCTATCGTGAAACGCCGTCGTGTCCCGAATCCGTGCAAGTAGACGCGGATGAGTGGTAAGGAATGGAGGCATTGGCTCGGGCACAAGACGTCCGTCTCTCTCAAGGATCTGCCCGCCCCATGATTGTAGCCTGGGATCAGTGGTAAAAAAAAACCTTACCGTCGGTGGGCCAACTGCTTCCATTTCAGCGAGGGCGCCGCATCAATCTTGGTCAGTGGCGGTCACACGCACCTTTTTCAATACGGAATCGGACTCCGAGAAAGAAAGGAACTCGGGCAGGTAGAAAAAGCCACCACTGGCACCTTCCCAGCCGGGCACAGGCACGCGGAACGGCTCGAGCGCCATTGGGAGTATTGTGGAGGTGTTACTTTTCTCGTGCTTTTGTCTATCAACGCTAGCCTACGGGGGCGATACGGTCAATCTCCATGCCATGTGATGTATAGTCCGCACAAGGCTCCTGTTCATGTAGCAAAGCCCTGTACGGGTGCCCTAAAGCACAATCCGGTGCATCCGGCGCATCTTCCGTCATAAGTGATGTTGAGGTGTCCGGCGAAGCCTGTTCGCTCGGCCGGTCAGCAGCGTGCATAACCTCGGTCATAAACTGCATCTCATCCTCCTGGatcagcgcgccgcggaacCGAACAACCATGCGATCGCTCGCATCGGTCATCTGATTCGGCGGTGCGTAATACTTGGAGGAAGGCAATGGGTACGGCGCGCCATTCTCTGTCTGCGCGCTGAACGCCGGGAGCTGATCCAGCTCACTGGCCTTGAGCCCGCGCGCCATAATTTCACGGACGGCAACCAGCGCTGGGAGCTCCATC
This is a stretch of genomic DNA from Malassezia vespertilionis chromosome 1, complete sequence. It encodes these proteins:
- a CDS encoding uncharacterized protein (EggNog:ENOG503P21Z; COG:S); its protein translation is MALEPFRVPVPGWEGASGGFFYLPEFLSFSESDSVLKKIDAAPSLKWKQLAHRRLQSWGGQILERDGRLVPEPMPPFLTTHPRLLARIRDTTAFHDSIHKEPNHCLVNEYMAGQGIMPHNDGPTYFPAVATLSLGGHVLLDIYPWREAREAYPTTPLFSILQEPRSLLIIQGDAYRNYLHGIAERTQDDAPRMANVANSAQLSAPLNDLVDAARRGENVLCSRERRVSLTFRDVERVQRGLRIGR